In Methylovirgula sp., a single genomic region encodes these proteins:
- a CDS encoding glutathione S-transferase N-terminal domain-containing protein, which yields MLVLYFSPGSSSLAIHIALNEIGAPFEAKPVLVATKETRKPEFLAINPEGKVPSLLIDGRLLTEVLAILFYLGEKYPEGKLLPESLEGKAQALSWMSFLASTVHGARANGEEVRGAFRLAANRLGDRAWALGDYSVADIFLFRLFWRFAARFKFVAGEFPTLEAHRARMLARPAVVATLAAEVLIAEKAGLTLP from the coding sequence TTGCTCGTTTTGTACTTTTCGCCGGGATCGAGCTCGCTCGCCATCCATATCGCGTTGAATGAGATCGGCGCGCCCTTCGAGGCGAAGCCCGTTCTCGTCGCCACGAAAGAGACGCGCAAACCGGAGTTCCTCGCGATCAATCCCGAAGGCAAAGTACCAAGTTTGCTTATTGACGGCCGGCTTTTGACCGAAGTCCTTGCGATCCTCTTCTATCTCGGCGAAAAATATCCCGAGGGAAAATTGCTTCCCGAGAGTCTTGAGGGCAAGGCGCAAGCGCTTTCCTGGATGTCATTCCTTGCTTCGACTGTGCATGGCGCACGCGCTAATGGAGAGGAAGTGCGAGGTGCTTTCCGTCTAGCCGCCAACAGGCTCGGCGATCGTGCATGGGCGCTCGGCGACTATTCCGTTGCCGACATCTTCCTTTTCCGATTGTTCTGGCGGTTCGCGGCACGATTCAAATTCGTGGCTGGCGAGTTTCCCACGCTCGAAGCGCATCGCGCCCGGATGCTGGCGCGCCCTGCGGTCGTCGCTACGCTAGCTGCGGAGGTTCTCATCGCGGAAAAAGCCGGGCTTACATTGCCTTAA